A genomic region of Bradyrhizobium sp. ORS 278 contains the following coding sequences:
- the urtA gene encoding urea ABC transporter substrate-binding protein, protein MSDETEKGLKSPLRRQLLMGMAAIPALAMMPRPSFGAGPATSAVNTTGLAVTDSEVTVGILHSVTGTMAISETGSVQAEKLAIEQINAAGGVLGRKIKYIQEDGASDWPTFAEKAKKLLVNDKCAAVMGCWTSASRKAVLPVFEQYNGMLYYPTFYEGLEQSKNVIYTGQEATQQIIAGLDWVNKTKGAKTFYLLGSDYIWPRTSNKIARKHIEGHLQGCKVVGEEYFPLGHTQFNSVINKIKLTKPDVIYAIIVGGSNVAFYKQLKAAGIDMSKQTLLTISVTEDEIDGIGGENIAGAYACMKYFQSLDNANNKAFVSAFKKMWGEKTVIGDVTQAAYLGPWLWKLTVEKAGSFDIDKIAAASPGIEFKGAPEGYVRIHENHHLWSKTRVGRAKADGQYELIYETADLVEPDPFPKGYQ, encoded by the coding sequence ATGTCAGACGAAACTGAAAAAGGCCTGAAGTCGCCACTTCGGCGCCAACTGCTGATGGGAATGGCCGCAATTCCGGCACTCGCCATGATGCCGCGGCCGTCCTTCGGCGCCGGTCCCGCAACCTCTGCTGTCAACACGACCGGCCTTGCAGTCACTGATAGTGAAGTGACCGTCGGCATTCTGCATTCGGTCACCGGTACGATGGCAATTTCTGAGACCGGCTCGGTGCAGGCCGAGAAGCTCGCGATCGAGCAGATCAACGCCGCTGGCGGCGTGCTGGGCCGCAAGATCAAGTACATCCAGGAGGACGGTGCCTCGGATTGGCCGACCTTCGCCGAGAAGGCCAAGAAGCTCCTCGTCAACGACAAGTGCGCAGCCGTCATGGGCTGCTGGACCTCGGCCTCGCGCAAGGCGGTGCTGCCGGTGTTCGAGCAGTACAACGGCATGCTGTATTATCCGACCTTCTACGAAGGCCTCGAGCAGTCCAAGAACGTCATCTACACCGGCCAGGAGGCCACGCAGCAGATCATCGCCGGCCTCGACTGGGTCAACAAGACCAAGGGCGCGAAGACCTTCTATCTGCTCGGCTCCGACTACATCTGGCCGCGCACCTCGAACAAGATCGCCCGCAAGCACATCGAGGGCCATCTGCAGGGCTGCAAGGTCGTCGGCGAGGAATACTTCCCGCTCGGCCACACCCAGTTCAACTCGGTCATCAACAAGATCAAGCTGACCAAGCCGGACGTGATCTACGCGATCATCGTCGGCGGCTCCAACGTCGCCTTCTACAAGCAGCTCAAGGCGGCCGGCATCGACATGTCGAAGCAGACCCTGCTCACCATCTCCGTGACCGAAGACGAGATCGACGGCATCGGCGGTGAGAACATCGCGGGCGCCTATGCCTGCATGAAGTACTTCCAGTCGCTCGACAACGCCAACAACAAGGCCTTCGTCTCCGCGTTCAAGAAGATGTGGGGCGAGAAGACCGTGATCGGCGACGTGACGCAAGCTGCCTATCTCGGCCCGTGGCTGTGGAAGTTGACCGTGGAGAAGGCCGGCAGCTTTGACATCGACAAGATCGCGGCGGCTTCGCCCGGCATCGAGTTCAAGGGCGCGCCCGAAGGCTATGTCCGGATCCACGAGAACCACCATCTCTGGTCGAAGACCCGCGTCGGCCGCGCCAAGGCGGACGGTCAGTACGAGCTGATCTACGAGACTGCCGACCTGGTCGAGCCCGATCCGTTCCCGAAAGGCTATCAGTAA